In the Streptomyces sp. FXJ1.172 genome, one interval contains:
- a CDS encoding WXG100 family type VII secretion target produces MKKYLSAAEFEVALHELEAAIGTVGAERDNIAGLLGEIGRAFSAAESSWESPSATTFAQTQQWFTRSSNELHDLLAEMVRRMEVAYRNYLDTEIQNHANVTPNGSGGKGQGGHTPNGADGYDRAANLGNGHKPAPGSGNGSQPAATARVRPGNSGAAGDVPGSPIVGSAS; encoded by the coding sequence ATGAAGAAGTATCTGTCGGCCGCGGAGTTCGAGGTCGCCCTGCATGAACTCGAGGCTGCGATCGGAACCGTGGGTGCAGAAAGGGACAACATAGCCGGCCTGCTCGGTGAGATCGGAAGGGCTTTCAGCGCCGCCGAATCATCGTGGGAAAGCCCGTCAGCGACAACGTTCGCGCAGACCCAGCAGTGGTTCACCCGTTCCTCGAACGAACTGCACGATCTGCTCGCTGAGATGGTCCGCCGGATGGAAGTCGCCTACCGGAACTACCTTGATACCGAGATCCAGAATCATGCCAATGTCACCCCGAACGGATCGGGAGGGAAGGGGCAAGGGGGGCACACCCCGAACGGGGCGGACGGGTACGACAGGGCGGCGAACCTGGGCAACGGGCACAAGCCGGCGCCGGGATCGGGGAACGGGTCCCAGCCGGCGGCGACCGCGCGTGTCCGTCCGGGGAACAGCGGGGCAGCCGGCGACGTGCCCGGATCGCCGATCGTGGGGAGCGCGTCGTGA